The following proteins are co-located in the Neisseria sp. Marseille-Q6792 genome:
- the panC gene encoding pantoate--beta-alanine ligase codes for MQIIHTIQELRAWRKNAGKVAFVPTMGNLHEGHLALVREAKKRADNVVVSIFVNRLQFGQGEDFDKYPRTLQQDADKLAAEGIAVVFAPDEKELYPNVEQRYNVEPPNLQNELCGKFRPGHFRGVATVVSKLFNIVAPDVACFGKKDYQQLAVIKGFVEDLNFDIEIVPVDTGRAADGLALSSRNQYLSVEERAEAPRLYRELQAVAESLKQGSLDYAGLEKRAVQSLTEHGWTVDYVEIRHADTLEVARTGDRKLVVLAAARLGATRLIDNVEIKLP; via the coding sequence ATGCAAATCATACATACTATTCAAGAACTGCGCGCGTGGCGTAAAAATGCGGGAAAGGTGGCATTTGTGCCGACCATGGGCAATCTGCATGAAGGACATCTTGCCCTCGTTCGCGAAGCCAAAAAACGCGCCGACAACGTTGTTGTCAGCATATTCGTCAACCGCCTGCAATTCGGTCAGGGCGAAGATTTCGACAAATATCCGCGTACTTTGCAACAGGATGCGGACAAACTTGCCGCCGAAGGCATTGCCGTTGTTTTCGCGCCGGACGAGAAAGAACTCTATCCGAACGTGGAACAGCGTTACAACGTCGAACCGCCCAATCTGCAAAATGAGTTGTGCGGCAAGTTCCGTCCGGGACATTTCCGCGGGGTGGCAACGGTAGTGTCCAAGCTGTTCAATATTGTCGCGCCGGATGTTGCCTGTTTCGGCAAAAAAGATTACCAGCAGCTTGCCGTGATTAAAGGTTTTGTCGAAGATTTGAATTTCGACATCGAAATTGTCCCCGTCGATACGGGGCGGGCGGCGGACGGTTTGGCACTCTCCAGCCGCAACCAGTACTTGAGCGTTGAGGAACGCGCCGAAGCACCGCGCTTGTACCGCGAGCTGCAGGCGGTTGCCGAATCGCTGAAGCAGGGCAGTTTGGATTATGCAGGTTTGGAAAAACGGGCCGTCCAATCTCTGACGGAACACGGCTGGACGGTCGATTATGTCGAAATCCGCCACGCCGATACGCTCGAAGTGGCACGGACGGGAGATAGGAAGCTGGTGGTTTTGGCTGCCGCCCGTTTGGGGGCGACGCGTCTGATTGACAATGTGGAAATAAAACTCCCTTGA
- the panB gene encoding 3-methyl-2-oxobutanoate hydroxymethyltransferase: protein MITVNTLQKMKAAGEKIAMLTAYESSFAALMDDAGVEMLLVGDSLGMAVQGRQSTLPVSLRDMCYHTECVARGAKNAMIVSDLPFGAYQQSKEQAFAAAAELMAAGAHMVKLEGGVWMAETTEFLQMRGIPVCAHIGLTPQSVFAFGGYKVQGRGGKAQALLNDAKAHDDAGAAVVLMECVPAELAKKVTESVSCPTIGIGAGADCDGQVLVMHDMLGIFPGKTAKFVKNFMHGQSSIQAAVRAYVAEVKAKTFPAAEHIFTG from the coding sequence ATGATTACTGTGAACACACTGCAAAAAATGAAGGCGGCAGGTGAGAAAATCGCGATGCTGACCGCTTACGAATCCAGTTTTGCCGCACTGATGGACGATGCTGGCGTGGAAATGCTGCTGGTCGGCGACTCTTTGGGTATGGCGGTTCAAGGGCGGCAGTCGACGCTGCCGGTCAGCCTGCGCGATATGTGCTATCACACTGAATGTGTAGCACGCGGTGCAAAAAATGCGATGATTGTCAGTGATTTGCCGTTTGGTGCATATCAGCAAAGTAAGGAGCAGGCGTTTGCCGCCGCTGCCGAACTGATGGCGGCAGGAGCGCATATGGTCAAACTCGAAGGCGGCGTGTGGATGGCGGAAACGACTGAATTTCTGCAAATGCGCGGTATTCCGGTTTGCGCGCATATCGGTCTGACCCCGCAATCCGTGTTTGCCTTCGGCGGATATAAAGTTCAGGGGCGCGGTGGCAAGGCGCAGGCGTTGCTTAACGATGCCAAGGCGCATGATGATGCGGGGGCGGCGGTCGTGTTGATGGAGTGTGTTCCTGCGGAACTGGCAAAAAAGGTAACTGAATCCGTTTCTTGTCCGACCATCGGCATCGGCGCGGGCGCGGATTGCGACGGGCAGGTTTTGGTGATGCACGATATGCTGGGCATTTTCCCGGGTAAGACGGCGAAATTCGTCAAAAACTTTATGCATGGGCAAAGCAGCATTCAGGCGGCGGTTCGGGCGTATGTTGCCGAAGTCAAAGCCAAAACCTTCCCTGCTGCGGAACATATCTTTACAGGCTGA
- a CDS encoding polyamine aminopropyltransferase yields MARHPYRRLRPAKSSFPEVGISEEGNIRSLHLGSDTVQSSMNLDHPSELVLSYSRAMMGWLLFAERLPQHITQIGLGGGSFARWIDTYLPDTRQTAVDINPQVIAIARNLFELPFEGEKFEIIEADGAEYIKVFRHNTDVILVDGFDGEQIIDALVEEPFFRDCRNALSSDGIFVTNWWSGDKRYQRFIERLLSVFEGRVLELPAESHGNVAVMAFQSSPKEQNIDKLKKRADKLSNAYGLNFHRMLADLKASNPNNGKHFYL; encoded by the coding sequence ATGGCAAGACATCCCTACCGCCGCCTGCGTCCTGCAAAATCCAGCTTCCCCGAAGTCGGCATTTCCGAAGAAGGCAATATCCGTTCGCTTCACTTGGGCAGCGACACCGTTCAAAGCTCAATGAACCTCGACCACCCGTCCGAGCTGGTGCTCTCTTACAGCCGCGCGATGATGGGCTGGCTGCTGTTTGCGGAACGCCTGCCGCAACATATCACCCAAATCGGCTTGGGCGGCGGCTCGTTTGCACGCTGGATAGATACCTACCTGCCTGATACACGTCAAACTGCCGTAGATATCAACCCGCAGGTTATCGCCATTGCCCGTAACCTGTTTGAGTTGCCTTTCGAGGGCGAGAAATTTGAAATTATTGAAGCAGACGGTGCAGAGTACATCAAAGTCTTCCGCCACAACACCGATGTGATTTTGGTGGACGGGTTCGACGGCGAACAAATCATCGATGCGCTGGTTGAAGAACCGTTTTTCCGAGACTGCCGCAACGCGCTTTCTTCAGACGGCATATTCGTGACCAACTGGTGGAGCGGCGACAAACGCTATCAACGCTTCATCGAACGGTTGTTGAGCGTTTTTGAAGGGCGCGTATTGGAACTTCCTGCCGAAAGTCACGGCAATGTCGCGGTAATGGCCTTCCAAAGCAGCCCCAAAGAGCAAAACATAGACAAACTCAAAAAACGTGCCGACAAACTGAGCAACGCATACGGATTGAACTTCCACCGCATGCTCGCCGACCTGAAAGCATCCAACCCCAACAACGGCAAGCATTTCTACCTTTAA
- a CDS encoding alpha/beta hydrolase produces the protein MLKPETIHISGPAGILETIHIPSEQVPARGVAVINHPNPLQGGTNTNKVIQTAAKALSKLGFHCYLPNLRGVGNSEGTHDYGRGETQDCLAVIDYARAQHPEAPEFALSGFSFGGYVATFAAQERIPDLLLLIGAAVCHYTDRPEPSAVPDVAKTLMIHGAEDEVVEIEKALKWAEPQDLPVITIAGSTHFFHGKLIVLRDTILRFAPVCLNG, from the coding sequence ATGCTGAAACCCGAAACCATACACATATCCGGTCCTGCCGGCATTTTAGAAACCATCCATATCCCGTCCGAACAAGTACCGGCACGCGGTGTTGCCGTCATCAATCATCCCAACCCCCTCCAGGGCGGAACAAACACCAACAAAGTCATCCAAACCGCCGCCAAAGCCTTAAGCAAACTCGGCTTCCACTGCTACCTTCCCAACCTTCGCGGCGTAGGCAACAGCGAAGGCACACACGATTACGGACGCGGCGAAACGCAAGACTGCCTCGCCGTCATCGATTATGCCCGTGCCCAACATCCCGAAGCCCCCGAATTTGCCTTATCCGGCTTCTCCTTCGGCGGTTATGTCGCCACATTTGCCGCACAAGAGCGCATACCCGACCTGTTACTGCTCATCGGTGCGGCAGTCTGCCACTATACCGACCGCCCCGAGCCGTCCGCCGTTCCCGATGTTGCCAAAACGCTGATGATACACGGCGCGGAAGACGAAGTCGTCGAAATCGAAAAAGCCCTGAAATGGGCCGAACCGCAAGATTTGCCCGTCATTACCATCGCCGGTTCCACGCATTTCTTTCACGGCAAACTCATCGTCCTGCGCGACACCATCCTCCGCTTCGCGCCCGTATGCCTGAACGGATAA
- the yddG gene encoding aromatic amino acid DMT transporter YddG: protein MLSRLQQNLTPKQATAVGLFAVAFWSSVIGLIRTVSLHMGAVGGAAMMYSMAAVLIFIIFGRPNLSHFSKSYLFWASLFFVGCELCLSLSVGYARNARQTVEVGMVNYLWPTFTIIGAVLFNRQPAKWWIALGFILSFAGIAVVLGGEGGFSVSGMIANIRTNPTSYIMALSDALFWAAYCTLTARVKAQGNAVGFFFLLVSCILWAKYFSDGTGSLNFDTASLLYTTAAASCLGLGYAVWNIGISRGNMTVLAGASYFIPIFSACISSFLLQTPLPVEFWQGAAMVCLGSSVCWLATRSAERKRY from the coding sequence ATGCTTTCCAGATTACAACAAAACCTCACACCCAAACAGGCGACCGCCGTCGGGCTGTTTGCCGTAGCCTTTTGGAGTTCGGTCATCGGACTCATCCGCACCGTCAGCCTGCATATGGGCGCGGTCGGCGGTGCAGCGATGATGTACAGCATGGCGGCCGTATTGATTTTTATCATTTTCGGCAGGCCGAATCTGAGCCACTTCAGCAAGAGCTACCTGTTTTGGGCAAGCCTTTTCTTCGTCGGATGCGAACTGTGCCTGTCACTGTCCGTCGGTTACGCCCGAAACGCGCGTCAAACCGTCGAAGTCGGCATGGTCAACTACTTATGGCCGACCTTTACCATTATCGGCGCCGTCTTATTCAACAGGCAGCCTGCGAAATGGTGGATTGCCTTAGGCTTTATCCTGTCTTTCGCTGGTATCGCAGTCGTATTGGGCGGAGAAGGTGGATTTTCCGTCTCTGGAATGATAGCCAACATACGCACCAATCCGACAAGCTACATCATGGCGCTTTCGGACGCGCTGTTCTGGGCGGCATACTGCACACTGACCGCACGCGTCAAAGCACAGGGCAATGCTGTCGGCTTCTTTTTCCTGCTCGTTTCCTGCATCTTGTGGGCAAAATACTTTTCAGACGGCACAGGCAGCCTGAATTTCGATACCGCATCGCTGCTCTATACAACCGCCGCCGCATCCTGTCTGGGTTTGGGTTATGCCGTTTGGAACATCGGCATTTCGCGCGGCAACATGACCGTTCTTGCCGGCGCATCCTATTTCATCCCGATTTTTTCTGCCTGCATTTCATCCTTCCTACTGCAAACGCCCCTTCCCGTCGAGTTTTGGCAAGGCGCGGCAATGGTCTGCCTCGGTTCATCCGTCTGCTGGCTGGCAACGCGCTCTGCCGAACGGAAACGATATTAA
- the recA gene encoding recombinase RecA, translated as MSDDKSKALAAALAQIEKSFGKGSIMKMDGSQQEENLEVISTGSLGLDLALGVGGLPRGRIVEIFGPESSGKTTLCLEAVAQCQKDGGVCAFIDAEHAFDPVYARKLGVKVEELYLSQPDTGEQALEICDTLVRSGGVDMVVVDSVAALVPKAEIEGDMGDSHVGLHARLMSQALRKLTGHIKKTNTLVVFINQIRMKIGVMFGSPETTTGGNALKFYSSVRLDIRRAGQIKKGEEVIGNETRVKVIKNKVAPPFRQAEFDILYGEGVSWEGELIDIGVKNDIINKSGAWYSYNGAKIGQGKDNVRVWLKENPEVADEIDAKIRALNGVEMHITEGKLDETDGERPEE; from the coding sequence ATGTCAGACGACAAAAGCAAAGCCCTTGCCGCCGCCTTGGCGCAAATCGAAAAAAGTTTCGGCAAAGGCTCCATCATGAAAATGGACGGCAGCCAGCAGGAAGAAAATCTCGAAGTCATTTCCACCGGTTCATTGGGTTTGGACTTGGCACTCGGTGTCGGCGGCCTGCCGCGCGGCCGTATCGTCGAAATCTTCGGTCCGGAGTCGTCCGGTAAAACCACCCTCTGCCTTGAGGCGGTCGCACAGTGTCAAAAAGACGGCGGCGTGTGTGCCTTTATTGATGCGGAACATGCCTTCGACCCCGTTTACGCGCGCAAGCTCGGCGTTAAAGTAGAAGAGCTCTACCTTTCCCAGCCCGATACCGGCGAACAGGCTTTGGAAATCTGCGATACGCTTGTACGATCCGGCGGTGTGGATATGGTGGTCGTCGACTCTGTCGCCGCCCTCGTCCCCAAAGCCGAAATCGAAGGCGACATGGGCGACAGCCACGTCGGACTTCATGCGCGGCTGATGAGTCAGGCTTTGCGCAAACTGACCGGACACATCAAAAAAACCAATACCCTGGTTGTATTCATCAACCAAATCCGCATGAAGATCGGCGTGATGTTCGGCAGCCCCGAAACCACCACCGGCGGCAACGCGCTCAAATTCTATTCTTCCGTCCGCCTCGATATCCGCCGTGCGGGTCAGATTAAAAAAGGCGAGGAAGTCATCGGTAACGAAACCCGTGTCAAAGTTATCAAAAATAAAGTCGCCCCCCCGTTCCGTCAGGCAGAATTCGACATTTTGTACGGCGAAGGCGTAAGTTGGGAAGGCGAGTTGATTGATATAGGCGTGAAGAACGACATCATCAACAAGTCCGGAGCCTGGTACAGCTATAACGGTGCGAAAATCGGTCAGGGCAAAGACAACGTCCGTGTTTGGTTGAAGGAAAATCCTGAGGTTGCCGATGAAATCGATGCGAAAATCCGTGCATTGAACGGCGTGGAAATGCACATCACCGAAGGAAAACTGGACGAAACCGACGGCGAGCGTCCCGAAGAATAA
- the aroD gene encoding type I 3-dehydroquinate dehydratase, with protein sequence MHTSLTVKNTVIGSGRTKIAVPLVARTAAELAAVLTEIKNLPFDIVELRADFLECAGSIGEVLRHTQTVRDALPDKPLLFTFRRHGEGGAFPCSDDYYFELLDALIESHLPHIIDIELFSGETAVRRAVANAQKNGIAALLCNHEFHRTPPQEEIVCRLKQMEDCGADICKIAVMPQSAEDVLTLLSATLKAKQLVAKPVVTMSMGQTGAVSRLAGQVFGSSITFGSGTQNSAPGQIGVSALRAALDCLESGAD encoded by the coding sequence ATGCACACCAGCCTTACCGTCAAAAATACCGTTATCGGAAGCGGGCGCACCAAAATCGCCGTACCCCTGGTTGCCCGCACTGCTGCCGAACTTGCAGCCGTACTGACCGAAATCAAAAACCTGCCCTTCGACATCGTCGAATTGCGCGCCGACTTTTTGGAATGCGCGGGCAGCATCGGCGAAGTATTGCGCCACACGCAGACCGTCCGCGACGCGCTGCCCGACAAGCCGCTGCTGTTTACGTTCAGACGGCATGGCGAAGGCGGCGCGTTCCCGTGTTCGGACGATTATTATTTTGAACTGCTCGACGCGCTGATCGAAAGCCACCTGCCCCACATCATCGATATCGAGCTGTTTTCCGGCGAAACCGCCGTCCGGCGCGCCGTGGCAAATGCTCAAAAAAACGGCATCGCCGCCCTGCTCTGCAATCATGAGTTTCACCGCACGCCGCCGCAGGAAGAAATCGTATGCCGTCTGAAACAGATGGAGGACTGCGGCGCGGACATCTGCAAAATTGCAGTGATGCCGCAAAGCGCGGAAGATGTGCTGACTTTGCTTTCTGCCACGCTCAAAGCGAAACAGCTTGTCGCCAAACCGGTTGTTACGATGTCTATGGGGCAGACGGGTGCGGTCAGCCGGCTTGCCGGACAAGTGTTCGGCTCAAGCATCACGTTCGGTTCGGGAACGCAAAACTCCGCGCCGGGGCAAATCGGCGTATCCGCCCTCCGTGCGGCACTCGACTGCCTCGAAAGCGGCGCGGACTGA
- the rep gene encoding DNA helicase Rep, translated as MMKLNPQQLEAVRYLGGPLLVLAGAGSGKTGVITQKIKHLIVNVGYLPHTVAAITFTNKAAEEMQERIAKMLPKSQTRGLTICTFHSLGMKILREEANHIGYKKNFSILDSTDSAKIIGELLGGTGKEAIFKAQHQISLWKNDLKTPEDVVQTASNAWEQQTARVYSSYQETLQSYQAVDFDDLIRLPAVLLQQNSEVRNKWQRRLRYLLVDECQDTNTCQFTLMKLLTGAEGMFTAVGDDDQSIYAWRGANMENLRKMQENYPQMKVIKLEQNYRSTARILKIANKVIENNPKLFTKKLWSQLGEGEPVKVVACQNEQHEADWVVSQIVKQKLIGGDKTQYADFAVLYRGKHQARIFEEALRGARIPYRLSGGQSFFDKAEIKDVLSYVRLLANPNDDPAFLRAVTTPKRGIGDVTLGKLNTYAHEHECSLYEAAQNEEALATLNNTNRQHLQAFMDMFGSYRAKAETGEAGEFINNLLEEIDYENHLMQNEEGKAGEIKWRNVGDLVSWFARKGGEDGKNIIELAQTVALMTLLEGKDEEETDAVSLSTLHAAKGLEYPYVFLIGCEEGVLPHNDSIEEGNVEEERRLMYVGITRAKRQLTLTHCLKRKKQGTWQFPEPSRFIDEMPQEDLKILGRKGGEPIVSKEEGRRNLADIIGRLDGMKKGNPSD; from the coding sequence ATGATGAAACTCAATCCCCAACAGCTCGAAGCCGTCCGTTACCTCGGCGGCCCCCTGCTCGTCCTTGCAGGCGCGGGCAGCGGAAAAACCGGCGTGATTACTCAAAAAATCAAGCATTTGATTGTCAATGTTGGCTATCTGCCGCATACCGTTGCCGCGATTACCTTTACCAACAAAGCCGCTGAGGAAATGCAGGAGCGCATCGCCAAAATGCTGCCCAAATCGCAAACGCGCGGGCTGACGATTTGCACGTTCCACTCTTTGGGCATGAAGATTCTGCGCGAAGAGGCGAACCATATCGGTTACAAAAAAAACTTTTCCATTCTCGATTCCACCGACAGTGCCAAAATCATCGGCGAACTCTTAGGCGGTACGGGCAAAGAAGCCATATTCAAAGCGCAGCACCAGATTTCCCTGTGGAAAAACGATTTAAAAACGCCTGAAGATGTCGTTCAGACGGCCTCTAATGCGTGGGAACAACAAACCGCACGCGTGTATTCGAGCTATCAGGAAACCCTGCAAAGCTATCAGGCTGTGGATTTCGACGACTTAATCCGCCTGCCTGCCGTGCTGTTGCAGCAAAACAGCGAAGTGCGCAACAAATGGCAGCGGCGGCTGCGTTATCTGTTGGTTGACGAATGCCAAGATACGAATACCTGCCAATTTACGTTGATGAAACTTCTGACCGGCGCGGAAGGGATGTTTACCGCCGTCGGCGACGACGACCAGTCCATCTACGCATGGCGCGGCGCAAACATGGAAAACCTGCGCAAAATGCAGGAAAACTATCCGCAGATGAAGGTCATCAAACTAGAACAAAACTACCGCTCCACCGCGCGGATTCTCAAAATCGCCAACAAAGTCATCGAAAACAACCCCAAGCTGTTTACCAAAAAACTTTGGTCGCAATTGGGCGAAGGCGAGCCGGTTAAAGTCGTTGCCTGCCAAAACGAGCAGCACGAAGCCGACTGGGTTGTCAGCCAAATCGTCAAACAAAAACTCATCGGCGGCGACAAAACCCAATATGCCGATTTCGCCGTGTTATACCGCGGAAAGCATCAGGCGAGGATTTTCGAGGAAGCATTGCGCGGCGCGCGCATCCCCTACCGGCTCTCCGGCGGACAAAGCTTTTTCGACAAAGCCGAAATCAAAGACGTGTTGTCTTATGTGCGGCTGCTTGCCAACCCCAACGATGATCCCGCCTTTCTGCGTGCCGTTACCACGCCCAAACGCGGCATCGGAGATGTAACGCTGGGCAAGCTCAACACTTACGCGCACGAACACGAATGCAGCCTGTATGAAGCCGCGCAAAACGAAGAAGCCCTTGCCACGCTGAACAATACCAACCGCCAACACCTGCAAGCCTTTATGGATATGTTCGGCAGCTACCGCGCCAAAGCCGAAACAGGCGAAGCTGGCGAGTTCATCAACAACCTGCTCGAAGAAATCGACTATGAAAACCATTTGATGCAAAACGAAGAAGGCAAAGCTGGCGAAATCAAATGGCGCAACGTCGGCGATTTGGTATCATGGTTTGCGCGAAAAGGCGGGGAAGACGGCAAAAACATCATCGAACTCGCCCAAACCGTCGCCTTGATGACGCTTTTGGAAGGAAAAGACGAAGAAGAAACCGATGCCGTCTCGCTATCCACGCTACACGCCGCCAAAGGTTTGGAGTATCCGTATGTTTTCCTTATCGGTTGCGAAGAAGGTGTTTTGCCGCACAACGACAGCATCGAAGAAGGCAACGTCGAAGAAGAACGCCGCCTGATGTACGTCGGCATCACCCGCGCCAAACGCCAACTCACACTGACCCACTGCCTCAAACGCAAAAAACAAGGCACATGGCAGTTCCCCGAACCCAGCCGATTCATAGACGAAATGCCGCAGGAAGATTTGAAAATCCTGGGGCGCAAAGGCGGCGAGCCGATTGTCAGCAAGGAAGAAGGCAGGCGCAACCTTGCCGATATAATCGGAAGGCTCGACGGCATGAAAAAAGGCAATCCGTCGGATTAA
- the dinB gene encoding DNA polymerase IV, producing MSSRKIIHIDMDAFYASVELREQPHLKGRPVVVAWEGARSVICAASYEARQFGLHSAMSVATAKRLCPQAVYVPPHFDLYRQVSAQIHAVFRRYTDLIEPLSLDEAYLDVTRNFKNIPYASEVAKEIRAAIFAETGLTASAGIAPNKFLAKIASDWRKPNGQFVLPPHKVMAFLETLPLGKIPGVGKVTLKKMQSLGMQTAGDLRRFERGELLNHFGRYGYRLYDLARGTDERPVKAERERLQISTEITLPEDLPLEQAAGHLPHLAEDLWRQITRKNVEAQSVTLKLKTYDFRIITRTLTYSSVLPDCAALLQAAQMLMARVPPQTEDAFRLIGIGVGHLVPKNQQQGLWA from the coding sequence ATGTCTTCACGCAAAATTATCCACATCGACATGGACGCATTCTACGCATCGGTAGAGCTGCGCGAACAGCCGCATTTGAAAGGGCGGCCGGTGGTCGTCGCGTGGGAGGGCGCGCGTTCGGTGATTTGCGCCGCATCGTATGAGGCACGGCAGTTCGGGCTGCATTCCGCGATGTCGGTGGCAACGGCGAAAAGGCTGTGTCCGCAAGCGGTGTATGTGCCGCCGCATTTCGACTTGTACCGTCAGGTTTCCGCGCAGATTCACGCCGTATTCAGGCGTTATACCGATTTAATCGAACCCCTGTCGCTGGACGAAGCCTATCTTGACGTTACCCGTAATTTCAAAAACATCCCTTACGCCAGCGAAGTTGCCAAAGAAATCCGTGCCGCCATTTTTGCGGAAACGGGTTTGACCGCATCCGCGGGCATCGCGCCGAACAAATTTCTGGCGAAAATCGCGTCGGACTGGCGCAAGCCGAACGGGCAGTTTGTGTTGCCGCCGCACAAAGTCATGGCATTTTTGGAAACCCTGCCTTTGGGCAAAATCCCCGGAGTGGGCAAGGTAACGCTGAAAAAAATGCAGTCGCTGGGTATGCAGACGGCGGGTGATTTGCGCCGTTTCGAGCGCGGCGAGCTCTTAAACCATTTCGGACGCTACGGCTACCGCCTCTATGATTTGGCGCGCGGTACGGACGAACGCCCCGTCAAAGCCGAACGCGAACGTCTCCAAATCTCCACAGAAATCACCCTGCCCGAAGACCTGCCGCTTGAGCAGGCTGCCGGACACTTGCCCCATCTTGCCGAAGACTTGTGGCGGCAAATCACGCGTAAAAACGTCGAAGCCCAAAGTGTAACGCTCAAGCTGAAGACCTACGATTTCCGCATCATCACGCGCACGCTGACTTATTCCTCCGTATTGCCCGACTGCGCAGCTCTGCTGCAGGCTGCGCAAATGTTGATGGCGCGCGTCCCGCCGCAGACGGAAGACGCGTTCCGCCTCATCGGTATCGGCGTGGGACATCTTGTGCCGAAAAACCAGCAGCAGGGCTTGTGGGCGTAA